TAAACAAAGAGTCGCTCTTCCAGCCTGTCGGACAGGTCTACGCGCTCTATACTCAATACACAAGTTGCATTCGTCGTCTGCCCATTATCAAATAAAACCGCCACACCAGGCTAtactacatacacacattcgCACATTTTACATGTCGGTGGTGCTGTCTACAGTTCTCCATTAGTTATTTACCGAAGCACGTTATTCCGGAAACTTTGCGATACCAAACCACACCCTGGTTTCACCTGTTTAAAGGTACAGTAAGGCTCCCTCTCTGCCCTGCCTACTTTTCTCTTTGCTGTCAATTGTCAAGTTGGCCAGAGTGAACTCCAATCATTCATGTAATTTACTAGATTCATAACTTTTCTCATTTTGCGAAGGTAGAATATATCGGTTGTAAAAACAAACCGCACATATAAATCAACGTGACGATGATTGATTTATATGCACTTTGCTGACTGCACGCCTGCACGGCGCCCTCTTGTGGATGACATAGGCACTACTGGTTCTGACTGACAGAACAGAAGTGTGCTCAATTTAGGAACTGAACTTGGTTAAAAATGCCTGTCGATCTAAGTGAGTGGACCGGGCCCCTGGCATTGACCGAAGTGGAGGACACGCCTGGACAGATCCTGGTGGTTAAATACGGCTCGATTGAAATAGATGAGTTGGGAAAAGTGCTTACGCCAACCCAGGTTTGTTGTCATTAGCTTGCGAAGCTAGCATGCTGCCTGGGCTCAAAAATCCATGTGGAATTGAACCTATGCTTCTGTGTAAACAACGTGCATTAAGTCAGAATGAGAAGCTGGGGTATGCTATGCTGCCAGTGGCCCATGCCATTAGTGATTAGAGAAGCTGCAGAAGCTTCCTCGATTTTCCCACACCATAACGCATCAATATCGTTGTTTTGTTTGGCTCCTGGTTGACGTAAAGGTGCAGAACCGACCGACTTCAATTGCATGGGAAGGATGTGATGCCAGCAAGCTATACACTCTGGCCCTGACCGACCCAGACGCTCCTAGCAGAAGTGATCCGAAGTTCAGGTGACCTATTaggacaataaaaaaacaactgcatTCGTGGGGACGTTGTGGATTGGAGTAGAATAAATAGCCAACGTGAAACACAATGTAAGCATAATTGACATAAGCTCTCTGACATAAAACACCCTGGACACTAGCTACAAAAATGTGACTGGCACTGCCACCCATAATAAATCTgcaaaataaagaagaaaaatgtATGTGGTCTGCTGGCCTGGACTCCTAGGCCAGCCTGAGAATTTGGACATGCCACTGCTTCTGATCGATACTGTCTCCATCTTCCCCACAGGGAGTGGCACCACTTCCTGGTGGTTAACATGAAGGGGAACGACGTGTCCAGCGGCTGCGTCATGTCTGACTACGTGGGCTCTGGCCCGCCCAAAGGCACAGGTAGGAACACACAGAGCTGTATGTTCACAGCCCATTGAATATTTAGGCCTTTTGTCAACCCATTCAACACAGATGTCCATCTGTTGAATTTAGATGATCTTGCTTGCTTATAAGCAGCAATTTAAATTCAATACTGCTTATATACTCCTAAATAGAAAGTCTATTTCAAAAGTAAAGTGTTTACCATGAGGTAAGAATCTCAGCGAGCGCTGGTCTATTGACAGCAGACACGTTAGCACGGCCACATGTTCggtcattttacaccaatgacaCCGCAGCCGTCCACTGACATTACCCCGGTATTTCTCCCCtgccacccatccacccaccaccaccaccaccaggcctCCACAGGTACCTCTGGCTGGTCTACGAGCAGTCCGGCCCTCTCTCTTGCACGGAGCCAGCGCTGACCAACCGATGCGGAGACAACCGTGGAAAGTTCCGGCTGCAGAGCTTCAGGCAGAAGTACGGTCTCGCGGCCCCCGTGGCGGGCAGTTGCTACCAGGCGGCCTGGGACGACTACGTGCCCAAGCTCTATGAACAGCTTGCAGGGAAGTAGCCTGGAGCCTGGCCAGCGACACGAATATGCAACATCCAGCACTAGGGGTTCACTAGGAGAACCCCCATCCCATCAAGCAGTGGAACAACAATGTCCCTTCCTGAGGACAACGCCCTAGTCGAATGCCTTGTTTCTTGTTTACTAATTTCCACTGTTAAACACGCGGTTCGCAATAAATTTTGTTTCAGCACTACCATGGTGAGCTCCTTTTTGGCAGTTAATTATCATAGACTAGATGTGAATTAAGTCATAGTACCGTTTGTATTTTAATGGAAACCCAGGGTTAAAGTCAATATAACAaatattatttaataatattAGTGCATACCATATGCACTACTGATTTTGTAGAGGAAGCCCCAAGTCTCTTGACTAACAGGAAATTCTCTAACCAATCTGGCTAGTTTTTCCTGTTCTTAAAATAACGCTTTCAGGTTGTGTGCAGGGCTGCATCAGTGAACGCCCCTTTAACTCACTTTCAATAAGTAAAGGACAGGTGTGTTGCATCAACGCTTAATCAGCAGGTACCGGAGGAAGACGGTTTATACATGCAGTAGCACGTGTTTAACCGCTAGAGGGAGACATCCAAAGCAAACCAACCTACAAGTGGTGTTGGACTGGTTGTCCATGTATTGGGATGGGATAAGAGTCCCGTTTTCTTCCAGTTCTCTGGATTTAAATCATAATCCACAAAGAAAACCCAACTATCGGTGAGATGAGCACTTTATTTACAAATATAATTAAAATCTCCTGACAGTCATGCTTTCCTTTAACCTGGAAATGAAATTAAAGTGCATGCATTAATAAAGCATCATACTGGTTGGGCGTATAAGAAAATACACCGCTTGAATTGGGGTTAAAGCAAGAATGAAATAAAAAGATTTCACtgaattttcaaattaaaatccCATCAACAGATTACTTGACATCAATTAATATACAGGAATGTGAGAGGAGAAAAAAGAAATCTTTAAAAATCGGATTTGCgtaacatttaaaatacattacGAAAATAAGTAAAAGCTCTCGATAAATCCTTctatacacaaaatacatgtcccctcgctccccccccccaaccccccctgaAGCCCTTGTGCCTGCTGGGAGTTGGAGTTCACGTGTAATATGACTCACATTGGCGGCCAGTTCAGTGAAACTACAGAGAAACACGGAGAAGTAGCATAGACCCAACCCCTCAGTGCCGCAGCCAGTAATCAGTAATCCACGCAAAAGAAAATCATATTTAGTAAAAATCTACCGACTCACAGACAATTTTACTTGTATCAAATTATTCAAACGttatataaaaaaattgtgacgactaaataccaaaaaaaaaagcatttgaaGCAGCTCCAAACTGTTTGCAGTACGATTGGTCATTGCTTGTGATCAGggttgtgttaatgtgtgtgctcTTGCCTCTTCTTTCTTTGTACTGATTGAGACAAACCAAATAATGTTACCCTTACAAGAGTCACTGCTCAACAAGCCAGCATCTCCTTCAGCCCTCCCTCCAGCTGTGGAAGTGTTTTCATCGCACAAGAAACAAAGAACACTGACAATGTTATCATTCTCCATTTTACAAAAGACATGACAACTACAATATTTCATCCAGCATTAGGTTGTCATCATGTATCGCCGCAAGGGGgcatacaggtgtgtgtgtgtgtgtgtgtgtgtgtgtgtgtgtgtgtgtgtgtgtgtgtgtgtgtgtgtgtgtgtgtgtgtgtgtgtgtgtgtgtgtgtgtgtgtgtgtgtgtgtgtgtgtgtgtgtgtgtgtgtgtgcgcgcgcgcgcgcgctttcGGGCTCTAGAATCTGTGGTCGCCTCTCGCAGACCCGGCGGGGCCGAGCCCCCGGCTGGTCCTAGAGGCGCGTGGCGTGGACGTCTTCAGGACAAAGCGTCCCGCCGGGCTGGACGATGCGtcggaggagggtggggggcgggTGTGTGGCGGACGTCGGCCTCATCTGTAGTCGTCTTTGGGGTACTCCAGGGCCCCCAGGTTCCCGAAGCCCAGCCGCAGGCTCTCCATGTCGAAGCTGTCCCCCTCCCGCTCCTGGCGCTCCAGCAGGTGCTTGATGCGGTCGGTCCGCTCCTTCTGAAGGGAAACCAGCTCCTCTTCaatctgggggagggggggggcatcatGTTATGACGTCATCTACGCCCCTAACCCCTGCCTGTCTGGTGTAGTTTACAACGCACTCTGGTGGGGAGAGAACCATCATGTTCATATGTTATCTATGCCCTAAACCCTGCCTGTCTTGTGTAGTTAACAACACACTCTGGTGGGGAGAGAACCATCATGATACGTTATCTATGCCCTACCATCCACCTGTCTGATGGAGTTTACACACTTCCTGAAGGCAACAACCCTGACGTCATCGAAGCACTCTCCAGGTGCAGACAAAGGAACATGAAACGCAATACGGTAATCTTAGAGAACGACTGAGCATGCCCAGAAAACTCCACCACCTTCTCTGACCAAGAACGGAGGAATACTGCTTCTAGAAGCATGACATCATCCTTATCTCAGGGCGCAGAGCCCAACGCAGCCAGCAGGTGGCGACAACACCCCGCAGTTTGAGACGGCACCATCGGGTCAATTGGACTCCTGAACGGCTTGGGCTTCTTCTCTTTGTTGTCGTCTTTCTACTACTGCAGCGATGACGTCTTTGACTCAGAAAGCAACTCTTGTTGAAACCTAATCATCACATTTCGTGTTATTGTTTCGAAGGGAAGATGACTAAATGATGGCTAAAGTAGGATGTGTCCTGGCAAGTGTTTAATGTGCGCACATAGTTGTATAAGAGACCAACGTTACACAACAAGTACGCCTACAATAAGAATATGATTTGATAATAGATCATGAGATCATTTATCAATACAAATGGGACACAAGGATCTTTACCACGATGGTTGGTACATTACATTTAAACAGAATTACTTTCTATTTCGTTGTGGACATTTAATCTCACCTCAGTTTTATGAAGCTGACTACTGATGAAATGAGACCACAGTCATACACATTACATTGTATTCATATATGTACCCAATCACATCTCAGGCGGTTCATGTACATGATAAAGTCATCACTCAATGAGTGTGTCTAGGGCATGGTCcccacacatgcgcacatggaTGTCATATAAATGTACTGTGAACATTAGCTGTCCAATGAGGATTAGATAAGATGTACACATACAAATGACATCTGCTCTCCGACGAAGAAAGCATGCCAGTCTCACCACCACCTGCGGCAAGCGaactgtgtgtatgcgtctaaAATGGGGGTACACTACCCCTATGGGTACTTTGGAGTACTGCAAGGGGTAATCAGAaattaagaaaaaataaataaaagctaaCCATATATTTTTCTCACCCAGAGCAAGTTTTAATTATTAAAGCTAGACAATAGAAAATCGAGAAAAATATGGTTGAAAGATATACCTGAAAACAAGGCAGAAGGAGAATCTGTGAAAAAGAAAGCGCTTCCAGAAACACCACAATGTCCTCAGTTTCAGGAAGAATATACATTAATGGGATTCCCCTCTACATGCTCTGACCCACCCCTGGCTTTGTGCTTCTTATGTGGGGAGAAATTAGCTCACAGTAGCATGAAGCAAAGGCCCATGTTTCTCACTAAATTGTATTATTACGATAGTATTTGCACCCTTTTAATTTTCAtatttacactgccaaatagaaCGCACATTtatgttcattttattttttccttctcCCAAAAATTGTATGTGTCGGTGAAGGGGGTACTACTAAGATATCTTAGAGGGGGGTACAATAGTACCCCCTAGGTCAGAACCACTGACCTAGGGGGTAGGAGACAAGTGGCTACAAAGTATTAAACTCCCAACGAAAGGTTGTGAGTTCGATCACGTAGACAGATGTTCTCAGTGAAtgtgtaggcatccttgagaaagatgccccctgacccctaccttcTCATTAATCACCTGGATCTGAATGCTTTTGGTAAAAACGTACCTCCATCCTTCcacccactctccctccctcccatccacccatcccacccctccatgtctctctccctccctcccctctcccattcATACCTGCCTCCCATCCCCTGGTCCAGCCCACTagtcccccgccccctcccccgccccctcccccgccccctcccccgccctccagacGCTCACCTTTTGTTCCAGGTGAGCGCGGCGCAGCGACACCTTCTGCTCCAGCTTCTGCTGCTCGCGGTCGTGCTGCGCCTCCGTCTGCATCTTGATCTTGCTCTGGTAGGCGTtgagcagctccatctcctgctgcagctgctgcctcaGAGCCTGGCACTCCGCTTCCTGGGCCTCGTCCAGTCGCAGCTGGCGTGGGCCCAACCGGCCAAaccacacgcacaacacacaacgcacagagagatggagagagagagagagagagagagagagagagtggagaaggccaaggaGAATGATAAGGGAAGCCCAGTGGAAGAGTTGGGACGGACAAGATGGAGGaccaagggagggggagaagaaatGGCGGGAaaggggagcagagagaaagcgagagagatggaggagagaatgagagagagagagagggatagagaatgagatagagagagagagaatgagatagagagagagagagagagagagagagagagagagagagagagagagagaatgagatagagagagagagagagagagagagagagagagagagagagagagagagagagagagacatagacatagacatagacatagagaaagagaagacACACAAGAAACCAAAAACAAACCAAGATTGAGCAACAATTGGAATCCCTTTCACTCATTTCTAAAATACAATTTTGCCCAGAGACTTTTttacagaaaaaataataataatctaactGATATACACACAGTGATGAAACAATGATGTTGTTTCTTTGTTTAGCGCCATGTTCATATTTTCATCAACCACTCCATAAAAAAtgcccccaccgccaccacaacCCACACACCACCAACCCAGCCCCGCCACCACCCTGGGCCAGCTCACCGCCTGCGAGGCCATCATCTCGTTGATGCTCTGCTCGTACTGCTCGGCCAGGATGGCCAGCTTGCgcgtctgctcctccttcagggccttcagcacggccTTGTGCTCCGACTTGGGAGTGACCTCCATCTGGTGGTGGCGCAGCGCCTTGTACTGCTTGGTCTGCACCTTGCACGTGTCCTGGAACTGCTTCTTGATCTGCAACTCCAGGGACTGGAGCGGGCGAATCAGAGGGGTTCAACGTTTCAGAGATCATGAGGATAATGGAAACAAGCTGAATTAGATAGTTAGTGGTATAATCATGTTAGTTAGTGTTGTACTCGTGTTAATAAGTGTTATACTAGTTGGGGTTTTAGCTAACACATGTTAGCTAGTGTAATACACATGTTAGTTAATGTCAGTATGCGCCCTGTACTACTCTAAAAGTAGAGTTGAATCAACGTTGAATCATCCATTGACGCAACAAGCTACTTTATTACAGCCCTTCAGTGTCCAGTGTCTCCCTCTATCCCGTCTCATATTTGTGACGCGTCATCAAAAAGGACAGAAGGTCGCAATGATCCATGTAAACCTAGCAGTGAAGTTCCCTAAGCAGTGCCGTCTTCCAAGCATCCGGATCCACGGTCTCCAAGACCAGCGTCAGACACCGCTGGAGGCCCGGTGTTCAGGCTGCAGGCGGGCCGGCGCGAGGCCCACTCACCTTGAGGTTCTTGGGCTGCTGCCGGAGCTCCAGCACGTGCTTACGGTGGAGCTCGCGTTCCCGCCGGTTGTTGTACTCTATCTGGTTCTCCAGCTCAGTCTGGTGCTGCAGCCGGATCAGGTCCATGCGCAGCTTCTGCAGGGTCTTGAGCTGCCGCTGCTCCAGCTCCTGGGTGGACTCGTCGTGGCGGATCAGCATGGCGTGCTCCATCTCCTTCTGGGTCTTCTTCTTGTTGAGCTCCTGAATGGAGGGGCGAGGAGGCAACGCTGATCAGGATGGGGGAAAGGACAGCAACGTAATGGTGCTATAAATGACATGGCATACATAAATATTATTGTTTTTTCTACTTTTCATTTCCTATAATTCTTTTTGTACATCTGCAAATTTTGTCTATATTAGCATTTCCTTACCAACTTTTGTGTCTTATATTTGCATGCAGCGCCCATATTGACCCCCACCAATGAATTGTCTCTAAACAGCATGCAATTACTGATATTTATAAACtcaattgataaaaaaaaatcacatatacttaattataatatatgatatatattccCCATAACTATCAGATACCGATACAAAGCTTTAGGGATATTGTCGAAAACCTCATTAAAAGTTCAGGCCGATTGCGCAACAGAACCCTTTTGTTAAATTTCCAGGAGATTTGCAGATTATTGCGTTGGCGCCTTGCTTATTCGCTAATACGCTTACATTCCTCTTTACCCAAGTAAACACCTTAAAATATGGCATGCAGCAAACTCTGTGAGAAAAACTTCAATTTGTTTTTGCCAACTTCTATTTGGCTGCAGTGGAATTCACAAGTTAACTGCTCcactgtccatccatccatccatccatgtctCGTGACAAAACATCATTATTGTGTGAGACGccggcccccccccacctcgcgGATCTGCTCCTGCTCAAAGTCGTGCCTCTTATGCATGACCTTGCGCTTGAACGTGCGGCAGTTCCTCTCGTAGAAGACCCTCTGCTGGCCCAGGAGCagagcctcctcctccgcctgcgAGTGCTGCATGTTCTCCTTGTGCTTGGACAGGCgctcctgcttctccttcttGGGTGTGCTGTGGTCCTCGTTCATCTCCTGGTGGgacagggtgtgggtgtggggtgtggggggggtggggtgagggggtgggggtcgggggttGAGGTTCGCAGGTCGGTGTGGAGACGAGGTtggagagacgaggagagaagCTTGGGTTAAGGATGTTTTGTTAAGCTTTAGACTTGGAAGTTAAATGAAACCCGAAACGAAAACGGGCATGTTCGTTCTACCGCTGCATTCTATTGGTCAACAATACAATGTTAAGGATAATGTCAGTATTTGATAGCTGCAAATATTTGGGGTCTGTAAAATATGGATAACGTCCTGCTCAGGGTTTATTTCAAGTCAAACAGTTGAAGTCTTGCTGAGATTGTGAGGGATAAGGTAAGGCGAGTGTACTTTGGTTTGTTAAAGGACAACAGATTACAACAAAGCCTAGACTAAGACTCAAACTCAGATCAAACCTCATTGACTGATCAGAAAGAACGTCGCTATCAAGAACGTTAGCAGGGAGTCTATCTGGTAATAAATGCAGATTATTTGTTCGAAATGTTGCTAAATCACTGTCACTAAATGATGACTAGTTCAACCTCCCACGCACATCGTTGTGTCAGCGCAAAAAACACTCTTTGTTATGTACAGCCTCAATAAAAACTCTACACTGTAATGGTATGTTACGGTTTTGTAGAGATTGTGACTTGATTCTTGACGTTAGCTGAACCTAaattaatttcaattttttAGTTGTGTCTCTTGTGTGATCGCCAGCCGTTTATATCATGACCTGATTAGAAGACTTCATATAGAGTTGGGCCactctgttccctctctctctccctccctccctcttcctataAGTAATGTGTTAAACATTCTCTTTTCCCAAAAGA
The Gadus macrocephalus chromosome 6, ASM3116895v1 DNA segment above includes these coding regions:
- the pebp1 gene encoding phosphatidylethanolamine-binding protein 1, whose amino-acid sequence is MPVDLSEWTGPLALTEVEDTPGQILVVKYGSIEIDELGKVLTPTQVQNRPTSIAWEGCDASKLYTLALTDPDAPSRSDPKFREWHHFLVVNMKGNDVSSGCVMSDYVGSGPPKGTGLHRYLWLVYEQSGPLSCTEPALTNRCGDNRGKFRLQSFRQKYGLAAPVAGSCYQAAWDDYVPKLYEQLAGK
- the taok3a gene encoding serine/threonine-protein kinase TAO3 isoform X3; protein product: MLARWANVAIMFGLKSSGGSYEKMRSEYYLDVENPFCAQVTKQIHEHEQESELREQMSGYKRMRRQHQKQLIALENKLKAEMDEHRLKIQKEVETQANNAYIELEKLAKRHIVHTEREMKTTLTDEKKFQQQIVAQQRKELTTFLDTQKKQYKLCKEKIKEEMNEDHSTPKKEKQERLSKHKENMQHSQAEEEALLLGQQRVFYERNCRTFKRKVMHKRHDFEQEQIREELNKKKTQKEMEHAMLIRHDESTQELEQRQLKTLQKLRMDLIRLQHQTELENQIEYNNRRERELHRKHVLELRQQPKNLKSLELQIKKQFQDTCKVQTKQYKALRHHQMEVTPKSEHKAVLKALKEEQTRKLAILAEQYEQSINEMMASQALRLDEAQEAECQALRQQLQQEMELLNAYQSKIKMQTEAQHDREQQKLEQKVSLRRAHLEQKIEEELVSLQKERTDRIKHLLERQEREGDSFDMESLRLGFGNLGALEYPKDDYR